Proteins encoded in a region of the Rutidosis leptorrhynchoides isolate AG116_Rl617_1_P2 chromosome 9, CSIRO_AGI_Rlap_v1, whole genome shotgun sequence genome:
- the LOC139867480 gene encoding uncharacterized protein gives MGKRKSSLADDNTAKNREYSWQMIFKTLANLVQDQQRKIESFVSERKTLEKRMQSMHDRWALYVKQLEDHIDQMTRDSKIKDMIYYVKAAKANLIISMEQKKAVMHKLKFEGVDDERVDLKHLFDELSRSYSADPKDIQDPALKAERDFAWNQFKKTDNELQELRKRTKSEVEAANSKVNKLIHDLEESQLSNLDKNKTISSLQDNITVLESDSRRKSEEISRLTKELELLKSGSNRSITPALRRCMNASTSHSSDTDSSEKGVRSSKRKANETEPPRLFTSNFKVPKLKG, from the exons ATGGGAAAACGGAAAAGTTCGTTAGCTGATGATAATACTGCGAAGAATCGAGAATATTCATGGCAAATGATCTTTAAAACACTAGCTAATCTGGTACAAGATCAACAACGAAAAATTGAATCTTTTGTTAGCGAAAGAAAAACCCTAGAAAAGAGAATGCAGTCAATGCATGATAGATGGGCTCTTTATGTTAAGCAATTAGAAGATCACATTGACCAG ATGACAAGAGACTCCAAAATTAAAGATATGATTTATTACGTTAAGGCTGCGAAGGCGAATTTGATTATTTCGATGGAGCAAAAGAAAGCAGTTATGCACAAGCTTAAATTTG AAGGTGTAGATGATGAACGAGTTGATCTGAAACATCTCTTTGACGAGCTGTCTCGGTCTTATTCGGCTGACCCTAAA GATATCCAAGATCCTGCTCTAAAAGCGGAGAGGGATTTTGCATGGAATCAATTCAAAAAAACTGACAACGAGTTGCAGGAGCTTCGTAAAAGGACAAAATCTGAAGTTGAAGCTGCAAACAGTAAAGTAAATAAGCTGATTCATGACTTGGAAGAATCACAGTTATCAAACCTAGACAAGAACAAAACAATTTCAAGCTTACAAGATAACATAACTGTGTTAGAATCTGACTCAAGAAGAAAAAGTGAAGAAATTTCCCGACTCACTAAAGAACTGGAGTTGTTAAAGAGCGGGTCAAATCGTTCTATAACGCCTGCATTACGTCGGTGCATGAATGCCAGTACAAGTCATTCGAGTGACACAGATAGTTCTGAGAAG GGAGTAAGAAGTTCCAAGAGAAAAGCTAATGAAACCGAACCACCGCGACTATTTACGTCCAATTTCAAAGTTCCAAAGTTAAAGGGATGA
- the LOC139867479 gene encoding tubulin beta-1 chain: MREILNIQGGQCGNQIGAKFWEVICDEHGIDPTGQYTGSAGDLQLERINVYYNEASGGRYVPRAVLMDLEPGTMDSIRSGPYGNIFRPDNFVFGQSGAGNNWAKGHYTEGAELIDSVLDVVRKEAENCDALQGFQVCHSLGGGTGSGMGTLLISKIREEYPDRMMLTFSVFPSPKVSDTVVEPYNATLSVHQLVENADECMVLDNEALYDICFRTLKLTTPSFGDLNHLISVTMSGVTCCLRFPGQLNSDLRKLAVNLIPFPRLHFFMVGFAPLTSRGSQQYISLSVPELTQQMWDAKNMMCAADPRHGRYLTASAMFRGKMSTKEVDEQMINVQNKNSSYFVEWIPNNVKSSVCDIPPTGLKMSSTFIGNSTSIQEMFKRVSEQFTAMFRRKAFLHWYTGEGMDEMEFTEAESNMNDLVAEYQQYQDATVEDDQDYEEEGGEEEE, translated from the exons atGAGAGAAATTTTAAACATTCAAGGAGGCCAATGTGGCAATCAAATCGGTGCGAAGTTTTGGGAGGTCATTTGTGATGAACACGGTATCGATCCAACGGGCCAATACACTGGTTCTGCAGGTGATCTTCAACTCGAACGTATAAACGTTTACTACAATGAAGCTTCGGGTGGTCGATATGTCCCACGTGCCGTGCTTATGGATCTTGAACCAGGCACTATGGATAGTATTAGATCTGGCCCTTATGGGAATATTTTTAGGCCCGATAATTTTGTTTTCGGGCAGTCTGGTGCTGGGAATAATTGGGCCAAGGGACATTATACCGAAGGTGCTGAGTTGATTGATTCGGTTCTTGATGTTGTTCGGAAAGAGGCTGAGAATTGTGATGCTTTGCAAG GTTTTCAGGTATGTCACTCGCTTGGAGGCGGTACAGGGTCAGGCATGGGGACACTTCTGATTTCGAAGATACGAGAGGAGTATCCCGATAGGATGATGCTCACATTCTCTGTTTTTCCTTCTCCGAAGGTATCTGATACTGTCGTTGAACCCTATAACGCAACACTTTCGGTGCACCAATtggttgaaaatgctgacgaatgtATGGTACTTGATAACGAAGCCCTTTATGACATTTGTTTCAGGACTTTGAAACTCACCACACCAAGTT TTGGTGATCTGAACCATTTGATCTCGGTAACCATGAGTGGTGTAACATGTTGTTTGAGGTTTCCAGGTCAACTGAACTCGGACCTACGTAAGCTAGCCGTTAACCTAATCCCATTCCCACGTCTCCATTTCTTCATGGTGGGATTCGCACCCTTGACTTCTCGTGGGTCCCAACAATACATCTCTCTTAGCGTCCCAGAGTTGACTCAACAAATGTGGGACGCTAAGAACATGATGTGTGCTGCTGACCCCAGACATGGCCGATACCTGACAGCATCGGCCATGTTCAGGGGCAAAATGAGCACCAAAGAAGTTGATGAACAAATGATCAATGTTCAAAACAAGAACTCATCATATTTCGTTGAGTGGATTCCGAATAATGTTAAATCAAGCGTTTGTGATATCCCACCGACCGGGCTTAAAATGTCTTCAACGTTCATTGGAAACTCGACCTCCATTCAAGAGATGTTTAAACGAGTGAGTGAACAATTTACGGCCATGTTTAGGCGAAAGGCGTTTTTGCATTGGTACACGGGTGAAGGAATGGATGAAATGGAGTTCACCGAGGCGGAAAGTAACATGAACGATTTGGTGGCCGAGTATCAGCAGTATCAAGATGCAACGGTGGAAGATGATCAAGATTATGAAGAAGAGGGTGGTGAAGAAGAAGAGTGA
- the LOC139868946 gene encoding putative E3 ubiquitin-protein ligase LIN-1, with translation MSLSFKFKYGKNKIKIKLSLTFKKYCCSTAINNCRPARLEAGLYRFSMDQDDIVESLITTVGGFIQDRLLDHRQRALQKEQCGERLAAEDKSSKNDTEVRYSDQAVLANLDWGMDALEEAINTSNTETKMARLDHAEKMLHVCAMLNSSDKTAGVPNSYLSAWAHLNLAYLWKLRNNVTNAVLHVLEMFSIDPFFSRIDFAPEIWKTLFLPHMSSIVGWYSEERHRIMMNMIPDSSDLSFTADFDQYFNESLVFSMRPDQAEKLQNLEKQYGQSLDENTRNYANYFKDCVNHDAETSNKVVRMMPIAEPPMTPLNEVSRKIPDYVKFGPILPKSAGFSPVQKAKNSTRDASSLRAERMASEDLDDSVTWDIKGGIPKENDESDYERDEDYKTESNGHTLTEKNQPSSSQMFSPIISAKSSPNVSSPLQYGNEKVLKSPALSQRTTRAMDYKVTTSLPNSPLLHHDLSTSSADSDNEAREHRISVTKKIGHGRSSNNASIQKHTSEKSFQGEYNIRSPNFGSPQSTQSRPPKDFVCPITSHVFNDPVTLETGQTYERKAIEEWIKRGNTTCPITRQPLSANSLPKTNYVLKRLIASWKEQHLDTSQDLSYPETPTSSYGSPSTRQFQSRNDQNSNSYKPQRFMQVTVATSPTSVISQAAVETIISGLQPSITCLCNSEDLKECETAVFTISKTWKECNGDPTVHACLSSSTIVNGLIDVLTASLSREVLRTTVYILSELLIADDSLREVLTIVDLECLVALLKNGLFEAAVLIYLLKPTFSQLTEFNLIPYLIQNICSKFEDSKDFVLVMNPKDAAIELVGQVLIEGDENSRCSNALTIMSSVNAISSLVMCLDRVDTRQSVMYILLCCIRADRGCRNVIASKIDSCPVLELFHAGNEHVRGMCIEFLWELVQLNRRTLCNQMLQIIKDEGAFSTMHTLLVYLQNAPMEQQPVIASLLLQLDLLVEPRKMSIYREEAIETLIDSLQKKDFPNLQITALDALSSLSGHLSVSGKSLTEAWLLKLAGFDQPYEDFVNKENLETNEKELTDKMDKEEEKASSCWEKRIAYVLCNHEKGRIFIALEECLKSNSIDMTKKCLATATWLVYMLYNFPDTGVREVARKTLLDQFIYVLQSSKNLEQKILATVALRSFISDPGALDELGGYAKCMYKTLKKLKRSSVIVNDIMKTLMNLPSVNAADMWYSSEGFELDTSMNGEVLSMLNFKGRMISSHSDGTIKVWDTSKKTLRMIQEVREHAKAVTCLYVPPSSDKLYSGSMDKTIRIWVIKPEGIHCIQVHDVKESVQGLTADANFAYFFSQSAGVKIYSWSGITKNVPIKQTIKSLALNGSKLYCGCSGFSIQEVDLRKNTSTTFYSGTRKLLGKQSIHSLHIQDNLLFVGGTSIDGTAGKVFSLSSRAVIGSLQSAFDVHLLTVNNDFIFGATKNGIIEVWLKERLTRVASIKSAKLTSMASADDGEMLFAGSSDGRIQIWDLD, from the exons ATGTCGTtatcattcaaattcaaatatggcaaaaacaaaataaaaataaagttatcGTTGACCTTTAAGAAATATTGTTGTTCCACCGCTATTAACAACTGCCGGCCGGCACGTTTAGAAGCCGGCCT ATATAGGTTTTCAATGGACCAAGATGATATAGTTGAGTCATTGATCACCACCGTCGGTGGTTTCATCCAAGACCGTTTGCTTGATCATAGACAGCGGGCCCTACAGAAGGAACAATGTGGTGAGAGATTAGCAGCAGAAGATAAAAGTAGTAAAAACGACACAGAAGTTAGGTACTCTGATCAAGCTGTTTTAGCAAATCTTGATTGGGGTATGGATGCTCTTGAGGAAGCCATTAATACGTCAAATACCGAAACTAAAATGGCACGACTCGATCACGCCGAAAAAATGTTACACGTGTGCGCGATGTTGAATTCGAGTGATAAAACAGCTGGAGTACCTAACTCGTATTTGTCTGCTTGGGCTCATTTGAATCTTGCTTACTTATGGAAGTTAAGAAACAATGTTACAAATGCGgtccttcatgttcttgaaatgTTTTCAATTGACCCGTTCTTTTCAAGGATTGATTTTGCTCCCGAGATTTGGAAAACGCTTTTTCTTCCTCATATGAGTTCGATTGTCGGTTGGTATTCAGAGGAACGGCACAGGATTATGATGAACATGATTCCAGATTCATCCGATTTGTCGTTTACTGCCGATTTCGATCAATATTTTAATGAATCTTTGGTGTTTTCAATGCGGCCAGATCAAGCAGAGAAATTGCAGAATTTGGAAAAACAGTATGGGCAATCGTTGGACGAAAATACTAGGAATTACGCGAATTATTTTAAAGATTGTGTGAATCATGATGCGGAAACTAGTAATAAGGTGGTTCGTATGATGCCGATTGCCGAGCCTCCAATGACCCCGTTAAACGAAGTGAGCCGGAAGATTCCGGATTACGTGAAATTCGGTCCCATTTTGCCTAAAAGTGCAGGGTTTTCGCCGGTTCAAAAGGCTAAAAATAGTACAAGAGATGCATCCAG CTTAAGAGCAGAGCGCATGGCATCTGAGGACCTAGACGACTCTGTTACGTGGGATATTAAA GGAGGAATCCCAAAGGAAAACGATGAATCTGACTATGAACGCGACGAAGATTATAAGACCGAGAGTAACGGACATACACTAACCGAGAAGAATCAACCGAGTTCTTCTCAGATGTTTTCTCCTATAATCTCGGCTAAATCCTCCCCGAACGTTTCATCTCCATTACAATATGGAAATGAGAAGGTGCTAAAGTCACCTGCATTGAGTCAACGGACCACCCGAGCAATGGATTATAAAGTTACTACATCTTTGCCTAATTCACCACTTTTGCACCACGATCTTAGTACTAGCTCAGCGGACTCTGATAATGAAGCTAGA GAGCATCGGATAAGTGTGACGAAGAAAATCGGTCATGGACGTAGTTCTAATAATGCAAGTATACAGAAACATACATCAGAAAAAAG CTTCCAAGGAGAATACAACATCCGAAGCCCGAACTTCGGTTCTCCACAATCTACACAATCAAGACCACCGAAAGATTTCGTCTGCCCAATTACCAGCCATGTTTTTAACGATCCAGTTACTCTAGAAACGGGTCAAACATACGAACGAAAAGCCATCGAAGAATGGATAAAACGAGGAAACACAACATGTCCCATCACAAGACAACCACTTTCCGCAAATTCACTCCCGAAAACAAATTACGTATTGAAAAGACTCATCGCTTCATGGAAAGAACAACATTTAGATACTTCTCAAGACTTATCGTACCCCGAAACCCCAACAAGTTCATACGGAAGCCCGTCTACAAGACAATTTCAATCAAGAAATGATCAAAATTCAAATAGTTACAAACCGCAAAGATTTATGCAAGTTACGGTCGCCACGTCACCCACAAGTGTCATATCTCAAGCTGCCGTCGAAACAATAATTAGCGGTTTACAACCTTCTATTACATGTTTATGTAATTCAGAAGATTTAAAAGAATGTGAAACCGCGGTTTTTACGATTTCGAAAACGTGGAAAGAGTGTAACGGTGATCCAACGGTCCACGCGTGTTTATCATCTTCTACAATCGTAAACGGATTAATCGATGTATTAACAGCTTCTTTAAGTAGGGAAGTTCTTAGAACAACGGTTTATATTCTATCTGAATTACTTATTGCAGATGACAGTTTACGAGAGGTTTTAACAATTGTGGATCTTGAATGTTTGGTTGCGTTACTGAAAAACGGGCTTTTTGAGGCTGCGGTTCTTATATACTTATTGAAACCGACGTTTTCACAACTGACAGAGTTTAACTTAATACCTTATTTGATACAAAATATTTGTAGTAAATTTGAAGATTCGAAGGATTTTGTGTTGGTGATGAATCCTAAGGATGCAGCTATAGAGTTAGTGGGCCAGGTTTTGATCGAAGGAGATGAGAATAGCAGGTGTTCGAATGCGTTGACTATTATGTCGTCGGTCAATGCGATTTCTTCATTAGTTATGTGCTTAGATAGAGTTGATACACGACAGTCggttatgtatatattattatgctGCATTCGTGCAGACAGAGGTTGCAGGAACGTAATAGCAAGTAAGATCGATTCGTGCCCTGTTCTTGAACTATTTCATGCGGGAAACGAACATGTGAGAGGCATGTGCATTGAATTTCTATGGGAGTTGGTTCAGTTGAACAG GCGAACATTATGCAATCAAATGCTGCAAATAATAAAGGATGAAGGAGCATTTAGCACAATGCACACCCTTCTTGTGTATCTTCAAAATGCTCCAATGGAGCAGCAACCTGTCATTGCATCCCTTCTTCTTCAACTCGATCTCTTG GTTGAGCCTCGGAAAATGAGTATATATCGAGAGGAAGCAATCGAAACACTTATTGATTCACTACAGAAAAAAGACTTCCCAAATTTACAAATTACAGCTCTTGATGCCTTGTCGTCTCTTTCAGGGCATCTTAGTGTTTCAGGGAAATCTCTTACTGAAGCCTGGTTACTTAAGCTTGCAGGCTTTGATCAACCTTATGAAGATTTTGTGAACAaagaaaaccttgaaacaaatgaaAAGGAACTAACTGATAAAATG GATAAGGAAGAGGAAAAAGCTTCAAGTTGTTGGGAGAAAAGGATAGCTTATGTACTTTGCAATCACGAAAAAGGCCGTATATTTATTGCTTTAGAAGAATGTCTTAAGAGCAACTCCATAGATATGACAAAAAAGTGCCTTGCAACCGCCACGTGGCTCGTATACATGCTTTACAATTTTCCCGACACGGGCGTTCGAGAAGTTGCACGTAAAACTTTGCTTGACCAGTTCATATACGTACTACAATCGTCTAAGAATCTTGAACAAAAGATTTTGGCAACTGTTGCTCTCAGAAGCTTCATTAGTGATCCag GTGCGCTTGATGAACTTGGTGGTTATGCTAAATGCATGTACAAAACGTTAAAGAAGCTTAAACGGAGCTCGGTGATTGTTAATGACATAATGAAGACTTTGATGAATTTGCCATCTGTCAATGCA GCAGATATGTGGTATTCTTCAGAAGGGTTCGAGTTGGATACATCAATGAATGGGGAGGTTCTATCGATGTTGAATTTTAAAGGTCGAATGATAAGCAGCCATTCAGATGGAACCATTAAG GTGTGGGATACTAGTAAAAAAACGTTACGGATGATTCAGGAGGTTCGTGAACATGCAAAGGCTGTTACATGCCTGTATGTCCCACCTTCAAGTGATAAACTTTATAGTGGTTCCATGGACAAAACAATTCGG ATATGGGTAATCAAGCCAGAAGGAATTCATTGTATTCAGGTTCATGATGTTAAAGAGTCAGTCCAAGGGTTGACAGCTGAcgccaattttgcatattttttcTCTCAAAGTGCCGGTGTTAAG atatatagCTGGTCAGGAATAACGAAGAATGTCCCCATCAAACAAACGATCAAGAGCCTTGCTTTGAATGGCAGTAAACTGTATTGTGGATGCAGTGGTTTTAGCATACAG GAAGTGGATTTGCGAAAGAACACGTCAACAACATTTTACTCAGGAACAAGAAAATTGTTGGGTAAACAATCAATACATTCCTTACATATTCAAGACAATCTTCTCTTTGTGGGTGGTACATCGATTGATGGAACAGCAGGAAAG GTATTTTCTTTATCAAGCAGAGCTGTAATTGGATCTCTACAGTCAGCATTCGACGTTCACTTATTGACTGTGAATAATGACTTCATATTTGGAGCCACCAAAAATGGGATTATTGAGGTGTGGTTAAAGGAAAGATTAACTAGAGTTGCATCCATTAAGAGTGCCAAACTCACATCAATGGCATCAGCTGATGATGGAGAAATGCTCTTTGCTGGTTCTTCTGATGGCAGAATTCAG ATTTGGGATTTAGATTGA
- the LOC139868947 gene encoding uncharacterized protein: MLESNKEATVAERITQNNGLSLGNWCWSRSPYGRVLNELTELNNIISSVTLSEKPDSWKCSLDPSSTYTTKSMAHLINSLKLGGNTLNMTIPRNNLLPQKVFIFIWRAFQKKIPTRFELDKRGIDLDSILCPLCESDIETIEHSLVLCPKSAQIWKHVLDWWNQDHSLISNLNDAIINKQTFTHNNLGSSIWQATKWITCYMLWKHRNAKVFSKKVWSIASILSEIQSQSFSWISKRLSKKKPIIWHQWLINPSFFVADPPHRVGIG; the protein is encoded by the coding sequence ATGCTCGAGTCCAATAAAGAAGCAACAGTCGCTGAAAGAATCACGCAAAATAATGGACTTTCACTCGGTAATTGGTGCTGGTCACGATCTCCATACGGCCGTGTTCTCAATGAATTAACTGAACTAAACAATATAATTTCCTCCGTGACATTGTCCGAAAAACCCGACTCTTGGAAATGTTCTCTCGACCCTTCGAGCACTTACACCACCAAATCTATGGCACACTTGATAAACTCCCTTAAGCTTGGTGGTAATACCCTCAACATGACGATTCCCCGCAACAATCTACTACCACAAAAAGTCTTCATTTTCATATGGCGAGCATTTCAAAAAAAGATACCTACTAGATTCGAATTAGACAAACGTGGTATTGATCTCGACTCCATCCTTTGCCCTTTATGCGAATCGGACATAGAAACCATTGAGCATTCTCTTGTTCTTTGTCCAAAATCGGCCCAAATATGGAAACACGTACTAGATTGGTGGAACCAAGACCACTCACTAATTTCAAACCTTAATGACGCTATCATCAATAAGCAAACTTTCACACACAATAATCTCGGCTCTTCAATATGGCAAGCAACCAAATGGATTACATGTTACATGTTATGGAAACATAGAAACGCAAAAGTATTCTCCAAAAAAGTCTGGTCCATTGCATCGATCCTCTCCGAAATTCAATCTCAAAGTTTTAGCTGGATCTCCAAAAGATTGAGTAAAAAGAAACCTATCATATGGCACCAATGGCTCATCAATCCTTCATTCTTTGTGGCGGATCCCCCACATCGTGTCGGCATCGGTTGA